Genomic segment of Benincasa hispida cultivar B227 chromosome 1, ASM972705v1, whole genome shotgun sequence:
AAATGACTGAAGCTCTCAGGGATCATTCCCATGAGGTGATTATTCCCAAGATACAGGCCTTGGAGCTTGAGAGCATTGCCAATCTCTGCAGGAATTGGACCAGTAAGCATATTGGCAGATAAATCCAAGGTTGTGAGGTTTGTTAACTGAGAGAGAGATCTAGGAATTGCTCCAGAAAGTAGATTGTTGTTGAGTAAGAGATCCACCACTACAACACAGTTTCCCAGTTCATCAGGTATAGTACCAGACAATCTATTATGAGACAGATCGAAAACACCATGATGCTGAACAAAGCTCAAATCAGGAATGGTCAACTGTCGAAAATAAGCAGACGGATTGGAAGGTATTGCTCCAGATAAATTGTTGTATGAAAGAACTAGGCACTGTAATTCAGTAAGGTCTGCAAGTCTGTCTGGAATCGACCCATGTAGACTGTTGTTTCCGAGGTCCAATGTGGTAAGTTCACTGCAATCTCCGAGCGTGGCAGGTATAGTTCCTTCAAGCAGAtttgaattcaaatttagaaCAGAAAGGGCTGTGAGATTACCAATCTCATCCGGTATTATGCCTGTCAACCTGTTGTTGCTGAGAACAAGCCTCTCAAGGGAAGCTGCATAACCAATTTCCGGAGGGAGATGACCCTCTAACTGGTTATTTGCAGCAGAAAATTCCATCAAATCCATCGAGTTCCATATACTTCTTGGTAATGAACCTGTAAAATTGTTGGAGTCAAGGTTGATTACCAGTAGGGGAAGATCTGAGAAGTATTCTGGTATTGCACCAACAATCTGATTGTCTACCAAAACCAACTGTGTAAGGTTTTTACACAGCAAAAATGTGTCATCAATCGTACCCGAAAGGAAATTACTGTCAAGATCAATCTCTGTCAAGGATGCAGCATTACAAATTTCTTTGGGTATTGGACCTGTCAACAAGTTATTGCTCAAACTAAGGTGATTAAGCATCGAGCAATTTCCAATCTCAGGTGGGATTTCGCTGGTAAACCGATTACTCGAGAGTAAAATAGAATCGACATGATCCCATTTGCCAAGCCAGGAAGGTAATGGCCCAGAAAGCTGATTCCTCTCAGCAGAAAATGTTAACATGGAAAGCTCGGAAAGCTCTTGTGGCAACACTCCAGATAGAAAATTGAATGAAAGCAtcaatgttttcaaatttctgcACCTCCCAAGCTCGGCAGGAATAGAACCATTGAGCTCAGTGTAAACAAGATTCAATATAGTCAAGTTCTGCAATTCACCAATCGTTTTTGGGATAGAACACCCAAGTGGGTTGTATGAAAGATCCAGTTTGCTCAATGATTTCAACTTGGATAGTTCGTCAGGCAATGGACCAGTTAAAGAACAAGACGGCGAAAAAAAGTTCTCCAGCAATACAAGGTTACCAACTTCAGGAGGCAACTCACCGGAAAAGTGGTTAATGCCGATATAAAGGCCAGTCAAATGCTTTAGATTACCAATTTCAGGTGGGATTGAACCCGAAAACGAGTTGTTTGAAATGTCCAGAGAAGTTAAAGATGTAAGCTCAGTAAAGATGGTCAATGGGAGTGAACCTGATAAAAGATTGTTGCCGAGGTCCAAGGATAAAATCCTTGTCAAGTTTCCGATGTGAGGTGGAACATTTCCGACGAAGGCATTGCCGGAGAGGTCAAGGGTCCGTAACTGCTTCAAATTTCCAAGCTCCGGCGGGATTTTACCAGTGAATAAATTAGTCCCCAACTTGAGATTCTCCAACTGAGTCAACTCAGTTAGTTCGATAGGGAAGTCGCCGGAAAACTGATTTTCGCCGAGAGCGAGCACTTTCAAGCTTCGAAGATTGGATATCTGAGGTGGGATTGAACCATAGAGGAAGTTGTTTGAAAGGTCCAGAACAGAGAGGCTCAAAATGTTGAAAAGGGACCGAGAGAGCTGGCCTTTGAGTGAAAGAGATGAAAGAGAGAGCTCTGTAACTCGACCGAGTCGGCAAGAAACTCCGACCCAAAAGCAGTGAGGGACCGATGAGTTCCATGGCAGAATTTCAGAGGTCTCTAACGAAGCTTTGAAAGAAATCAAGCTTTCTCTCTCGATAATAATCTCATTCTGGACTGTAGCGCCATTGGAGCTCAAAATGCAGAGCTCGAAGCaaacaatgaaaatgaaaaagcgTTTCAACTCCATACCCATATGAAAAACCATGATATCTCAATGTTCTAAACCCGGGCTACAAAAACACGAAGATGGGCAACCTTAACTTCCATGGCTATTGCAGAAAGAGAAattaaacaaagagaagaaggaggaggaggaggaggttaAGCGCCATTCGCCATAGCTATAATGCAATGGAAGGACTATGGCAAAAGAAGGCTTGTCAGAAAGGAGGCGCAGCTCACGTGACTTGAAGGATGGTATGATAACGGCAATTCTGTTTTTTTCTTCAACTTTAgatccttcaaatttcttcatatTACTTTtgggtatttattttcaagtcCTCCAAGtcctaaagaaaattaaaaaagagtcATATTAAGtcataaattttcaaacttttgggGAAAGCAAATCAAAGCTCTCTTTAGGGGGGGTGTTTAAAAAACTAGTCTTTTTGTCACTTCTAGttcctttttctttattctttattcatATTATGATCaagtgtttgtttttgttttatggACTAgggaataaaaatgaaaactttttggtttgtgggttttgcaAATCTTCCCACCATTGTTGGCTGTGATTTCAAGGCCTAATACCTTATTCCTATATGGGTCTATACTTTTTCCCTATTTTGCATTTATTCTAATCTTTTTTGGTAAATTATTGTGGAAAAGAATCCATATTGGTCAAAAGGGaactgagagagagagagacaatTATTTTGTCACCTATAAACTTGTGTTTGTGGGTTTTAGGGTTCTTAGTCCTCCCCTTTTATTagggtttggattttttttttttttcacttattCTTTTGTTAATTTTAGGCTCAATTATAACAAATGCCCCTGAATTTTCTTTTGCTTAAAAATATCtctatacttttaaaagttgcaatattatccctcaactttcataaatgtttcaaaactaCACTTAGAGTataaattctttaaaatttcGAATAGAAATCAAGACTTGAAACTGTGTGAGGATGACCTAAAACGATATGGTGATTCAAATTTTCAGTCTATGTCACCTATTACACCATTTCACATCTCAATTTTCATCCAAATTCTAACAAATTTCTACTCCaagagtatttttgaaatgtttatgaaagttcaagggtaatattgcaacttttgaaagtataagagtatttttttaaacatatgAAAAAGTGTAAGGGTATCTTGATTTTACATATGTTAGGGCACAAATACAATATGTGAAATTTATGGTATGTACATTCATATTGATTTTAATCGTCAAAACGAGTTTAGCTCAACCGTAATTGGTATGACCTTCTTTCTAGAGGTTGGAGGCTTGATCCTTTACCCTCTAGTTGTTGTACAAAAAAAATCGATTTTAATCCAGCATAAAAATATATGgcaaaaaaatttatttgattatataCTTTTTctatgttaaaaataaataaatagaaaaattggtTAAATTTAATTGGGTTGTGTTGCTTTTTTGTGGGATGGAGCATACCAAAGAGAGGCTTCAATTGTATGCATATCAGCATGTATAATGCATGGGACAGAtagaaaatgtaaaataataggCAGATATTTACTCTTTGGATTGTCCTTTTTTCCTTGGGTACAAAACATCCAAAAAACATTTCAACTATGAAAATAAAGACAATTGAAGCTTCTTGGTGACTTggtgtttcttttttttcttttttttttccccccctTCTCCCAAATAAGGCAATTGCTTGACTTTTTATCCACAACCCCTTTTCCCTTCCAATTTTTTCTCAACCAAACTTGTTAGGGCATGAGGCATGATCTACCAAGTTTATCCTTTTGTGAAGacaccatttggtttttttttttttttttttttttttttttttttgaatctACCTTTTGATTCACCCTTTTCCCCTTTGTACTTGGTGGAACACCTATTTTGAATCAACTTCAATAATTAGTGGGTGACATTTCAAAGCAATTTGGGCCCCTCTTGAACTATAAAAACTTCCCCATGTATACCAATTTGATATAAATTCAAGTTTGTATAAAAGCTTTGTTTTTATTCATCTATATTGTCTCCAACAATAACATATCCACCACTTCtcaacttaaacatatatgtatcATACTCTATTCAGACCATATTTCCTAACCTTGTTCTCCACTTTACCGTTCTCATTTGTCCAAATAATTTACAAATGAACTTTGCCTTGTCTAATCATAACATTTGTCTCCTCAAAacttattcttttcttttttttattaaatcacAAACCATATCTCTAGACTTGATCACTATGAGTCAGCAATAGAATGGAAAATTCACAAAGTTTTTTTTGGGaacaaatcaaataaataattaaatattggaATAATCTAAATCGGTTGGACTCAAAAAACAGCCCAGTAGAAattcatttataatttttataatttaaataataatttttttatcaaaacaATTAGTGAAATTTTCTAATGTTTTGTGCGGATGAATATGAaattgctttttctttttctagggtattaaaaaaataagaaatcttTTGTTTactcaattaaaaaatagaaaatggtaTCTTTTTTGTTCAAAGAATACAAATAAATACACAGGTTGACCTTTCTATTTCATATCTTTGTTTTATGATGGGGAAAATACAAatatttgtttcaaaaatatctttattctttcaaaaagttgtaATATTGTCCTTGGAGTAGAATTAGAATACGTGATAAAAACTGAGACCTGAAATAGGTATGGAAGTGAATTGAAAAGCTGCGAAATTATTAAGGACCTAATTTTTGCTTCAACCATATCTATACTATTTTAGATCCTAAATTTCATCCAAAATTTCTACTTAAAATGTAATTTTGACAAGTTTATAAAAGGTGAGGGATAATATTATCATTTCTGTAGGAATGAAAGTATTTTCTAAATAAAGTTGCAAAGTTTAGGTGtgattgtaataaaaaaataaataaatagcatGTTTTAGACATTTGAAGCTCACTTCTAATTACTTGCTTTGCTCCTTTGGTCTTCTAACTATTTAAGTTTGTtcactagattttttttttttcattttacttgaaataGTTTACTAAAGGATCCAATTAAGGGTCGTtgagcagaagcagatcgtcccaattttttaaaattttatagaatgTAGAATTTTTCCAGTAGACATACATTATGCATctaaaatttacagcatgcatagatttaataaaagagaagaaaatagaagggttcataacccttacctttgaagaatagtCTTCAATGGATTCTCTCGAATGGAAGAACATCACCACGAAATTTCCTTTGTATTCTCAGGCTGAAAACCCATGAGTTGtaggctctaactattttggatttttttagagagaaggGATCGAGAGAGGAGATaggagaggaagaggaagattttctttttacagaacctttctatatatatatagatatagatatagatatatatcgtatattttcTGTTTCAGaaacaagaggaagaagatgaaaatcatAATCCCCATTTGTTACTAACTTGATGGAGAGAAAATAGTGGAGGGGGagttacaaaataatttttaaaaaaataaactaattaatatatatatatatatatatatatatatatatatatatatatatatataaataaacacgttatcatataatatatatactaaactatatgttatatcaaatataacatataacctatagtttatatattgtaccgaataaaatataacttatagttttctttctctctccaatgacttttaatataaatcatatttattgaataattaatatttgaatcatattcaaatatttatttcctctcataaatactttatattataatatatcaaatacattatagtaattatatcatatataattagagtaaattatatcacatataattaactaattttctcattaattttgacaattcaaattaatccaaaaactgattctcattaattctcgttgagctaccgaggggatctcatggacctatagcttcaagctccaacggtatgagataattaattaaactttttaaaaaaattattcactattcgttaactgacgggcacttcactaaagactgtcAATTGCACTcctcgtactacagatatatttttatatctattggatataaccaattaacagtacgatgacccttcacaaattgctcgtaagtacaatagggttaaaaattattattttgccACTGTAgatacatttaactccttaagtatcactgatccctctaatgaataataaatcatagtccattTACaaagatccatgaggtccccttggtagctcaataggattaaataaGAATCagtattttgattaatttgaattgttcaaattaattgagggaaatgattatatataatataattaagttaaatgtgatataattattacaatatatttgatacattatattatttatgagatgaagcaaatatttgaatatgattcaaatgttggttatatgaattggattcataattgttaaatttcaaataaacgtggtttatattaaatgtcatatgtgagataaaagaaactataggttatattgtatatgatataatattaaaactattggttatatgttatatttgatataacatataatttaatatatatattatatgataagttagttatcattaaatattattttaaataaaatgagggagggagttatttttCTCTCCACCTATTTTAGTGAgtggtttttggattttgataaTCTCCTGTGAGAGAAAAAAGACAAGGAAAACGTTGTTTTTTCTACAAAGAAAAGTTCTCTGAATTCGTCTCTTTTCTCTTTATCAAAACTCTCATTCTCCTCCCTTCCCTCAATCtaaagcccaccactcttgggttctttacctgagaataccaaggtctctAATTGGTGGTGTCCCATTTGGCCTTTTTGGCTTTGTTTGTGATTTGCAGATCGAGGGATTTCTTaattttcttgaagaaggtTTTCAAAGGTAAAGTTTCATGAACCCCAACTTTTTGTTATTGATCATGttgaagttaatttttataattgcataatctatttgtttatttctgtaaaatttctttctttgtaaaAATGGGATTTGGGACGTTCCCGCTTCTGCTCAAGGGCATTTCAATATGGGATCCTTCAATTGGGTCGCTAGTTAATTCTTAACTTCAgtcatcattcccaataagtaggatatcatctacatataatactaggaaagctactaaactgttgataATCCTCTTTTAtatacaaggctcatcaacattataatcaaagccataagatttgatcgcaatatcaaaccttatattccaagattgagaaacttgcttcagtccataaatggactgattaagcctgtaaaccttttgcttttgaccttaggcgatgaatccctcgagttgctccatataaatggtctcttcaagattttcatttagaaaagcagtcttgacgtccattttccaaatctcatagtcataatataaggcaATGGACAGTTGAGAAAGTCTCCtaatagtcgactccctcaacttgggtatgaccctttgccactagtctagcctttgaggtttgcaccttctcatTAGCACCCCGCTTTCTCTTGTAGAtacatttgcaacctataggtttaaccccatcaggtagaTCTTACAAGCCCAAAccgaattaaagtacatagattctatttcgagatccatagctttgatccactcatctttgtcaacatcctccattgccttcttgtaaaacaatggatcctcaatatctccatcaactaccatagctaggatttctgttaaacccatataatgaaCAGTTGGGTTCGCAACCTTCCCACTGCggtgaggttccctcaacacttgagatagatttgacctactagatgatcaaacttcaacaactcttgttgagatgTTGGGTTCtacaacaactcttgttgaaagttCATTAGAttccttggaaagttcattcaacacaacctTACTGCGGGGCTTGTGCTCCCtgttcttcttccaaaaaagtATCGTTTGTCGATATAAAGactttattttccttagggTCGAAGAAGTAACCACTTTTCGTtccttttgggtagcctacaaataggcacaattttgaacgagattctagtttcttaggatttaccTCAAGCTGTGCTGGgtaaccccaaattctgaaatgatgtaaactagctttatgatctttccataattccaaagatgttctggtaacactcttggatggaacacaattcaaaatgtacgttgcagtctgtactggaaaaccccaaaatgaatcAGGTAAAgaaacgtaactcatcatagaccgaactatgtctaacagggttcgatttcttcttcctgatacaccattctgttgaggtgtaccagatgcCGAGAGGTTGGATACAATttcatgctctatcaaataattATGGAATGTTAGATCCAaatactccccacctcgatcagatcgaaatgtcttaattgttctatttaacgcattttcaacttcatccttgaattctttgaacttttcaaaagattcagacttatgttgcattaaataaacatacccatatcttgaataatcatcagttaagatgatgaaatattcaaaacctaccattgctttgacattcatcggaccacagaggtctgaatgtatcaGCCCTTAAGGTTCTTTAGCCctgtgaccttttctagtaaaaagttttttagtcattttgccttcaaggcataactcacacacaggtaaagaatttttttctaactcgcttagaagttcattcttcaccaatctc
This window contains:
- the LOC120081306 gene encoding leucine-rich repeat receptor protein kinase EMS1, translated to MVFHMGMELKRFFIFIVCFELCILSSNGATVQNEIIIERESLISFKASLETSEILPWNSSVPHCFWVGVSCRLGRVTELSLSSLSLKGQLSRSLFNILSLSVLDLSNNFLYGSIPPQISNLRSLKVLALGENQFSGDFPIELTELTQLENLKLGTNLFTGKIPPELGNLKQLRTLDLSGNAFVGNVPPHIGNLTRILSLDLGNNLLSGSLPLTIFTELTSLTSLDISNNSFSGSIPPEIGNLKHLTGLYIGINHFSGELPPEVGNLVLLENFFSPSCSLTGPLPDELSKLKSLSKLDLSYNPLGCSIPKTIGELQNLTILNLVYTELNGSIPAELGRCRNLKTLMLSFNFLSGVLPQELSELSMLTFSAERNQLSGPLPSWLGKWDHVDSILLSSNRFTSEIPPEIGNCSMLNHLSLSNNLLTGPIPKEICNAASLTEIDLDSNFLSGTIDDTFLLCKNLTQLVLVDNQIVGAIPEYFSDLPLLVINLDSNNFTGSLPRSIWNSMDLMEFSAANNQLEGHLPPEIGYAASLERLVLSNNRLTGIIPDEIGNLTALSVLNLNSNLLEGTIPATLGDCSELTTLDLGNNSLHGSIPDRLADLTELQCLVLSYNNLSGAIPSNPSAYFRQLTIPDLSFVQHHGVFDLSHNRLSGTIPDELGNCVVVVDLLLNNNLLSGAIPRSLSQLTNLTTLDLSANMLTGPIPAEIGNALKLQGLYLGNNHLMGMIPESFSHLSSLVKLNLTGNKLSGSVPKTFGGLKALTHLDLSYNELDGDLPYSLSSMLNLVGLYVQENRLSGQVVELFPSSMTWKIETLNLSNNYFEGVLPRTLGNLSYLTTLDLHGNKFTGAIPSDLGDLMQLEYLDVSNNRLSGEIPEKICSLINMFYLNLAENSLEGPIPRSGICQNLSKSSLVGNKDLCGRILGFNCRIESLERSAVLNAWSIAGIIIVSVLIVLTVAFAMRRRIIRSQRDNDPEEMEESKLNSFIDPNLYFLSSSRSKEPLSINVAMFEQPLLKLTLVDILEATNNFCKTNIIGDGGFGTVYKATLPNGKVVAVKKLSEAKTQGHREFIAEMETIGKVKHHNLVPLLGYCSLGEEKLLVYEYMVNGSLDLWLRNRTGTLEVLNWETRFKVASGAARGLAFLHHGFIPHIIHRDVKASNILLNQDFEPKVADFGLARLISACETHVTTEIAGTFGYIPPEYGQSGRSTTKGDVYSFGVILLELVTGKEPTGPDFKEIEGGNLVGWVIQKINKGQAADVLDATVLNADSKHMMLQTLQIACVCLSENPANRPSMLQVLKFLKRIKDE